One Gemmatimonadaceae bacterium DNA segment encodes these proteins:
- a CDS encoding endonuclease/exonuclease/phosphatase family protein, producing the protein MSTRGDRGMSTRGPRTRLGMYGALAVALFGAPRVADAQAPVRVLTFNIRYGTANDGAHRWPFRRPHVIATIRDHHPHLLGVQEALRAQLDDIESALPGFRELGVGRDDGATGGEYSALLVDTARFVVADHGQFWFSDRPAEPGSMTWGNGYPRVCVWARLVDRATGDTLLVFNQHWDHESQPSRERSAALLLARMADAGAGRLPALVLGDFNSGESNAAFRALLSDRAVRLRDTFRELAPTAGVVGTLHAFKGDSTGEKIDAILATPQWTVLDASIDRRRFGDLWASDHFAVAAVLRRR; encoded by the coding sequence ATGAGCACGCGCGGCGACCGCGGCATGAGCACGCGCGGACCCCGGACACGGCTCGGCATGTACGGCGCGCTGGCCGTCGCGCTCTTTGGCGCACCGCGTGTTGCCGACGCACAGGCCCCGGTTCGGGTCCTGACCTTCAATATCCGATACGGCACGGCCAACGATGGCGCCCATCGCTGGCCGTTCCGCCGACCGCACGTGATCGCCACGATCCGCGACCACCACCCGCACCTGCTGGGCGTGCAGGAAGCGCTGCGCGCCCAGCTCGACGACATCGAGTCGGCGCTGCCAGGCTTTCGTGAGTTGGGCGTTGGTCGAGATGACGGCGCGACCGGCGGTGAGTACTCGGCGCTGCTCGTCGACACGGCGCGCTTTGTGGTGGCCGACCACGGGCAGTTCTGGTTCTCGGACCGACCGGCGGAGCCGGGATCGATGACCTGGGGGAACGGCTACCCCAGAGTGTGCGTCTGGGCGCGGCTCGTGGACCGCGCGACAGGAGACACGCTCCTCGTGTTCAACCAGCACTGGGACCACGAGTCACAGCCTTCACGCGAGCGCAGTGCGGCGCTCCTGCTCGCGCGCATGGCCGACGCCGGCGCTGGTCGGTTGCCGGCACTGGTCCTGGGCGACTTCAATTCGGGCGAGTCGAACGCCGCGTTCCGTGCCCTGCTCTCCGATCGCGCCGTGCGCCTGCGTGACACGTTCCGGGAGCTCGCGCCAACGGCCGGCGTAGTGGGTACGTTGCACGCCTTCAAAGGCGACTCGACCGGCGAGAAGATCGACGCGATCCTGGCGACGCCGCAATGGACCGTGCTGGATGCCTCGATCGATCGCCGGCGATTTGGCGATCTCTGGGCTTCGGATCACTTCGCCGTCGCCGCCGTCCTGCGCCGGCGTTAG
- a CDS encoding N-acetylmuramoyl-L-alanine amidase → MTPHRCAVRAAAAVLLLACRTNEPRLPEVDGPLAIDVVFPTPGTAVPINDSIAIWGSIGTGRGALRANGTELHVRSNGAFAGIVSVPPNGLAEIRLEARRGDSSLVRQVPLVRQPEAPLPPADSALAHRLRWVRVRRLPSDTADSATQWRPVYSRWRPGGIVGVPLPQGFVARSDAARPGWLRLRLAEDEAVWIPAADADTTVLRGVDVQAISAPSLSVDTEGIRLSIPIASALPTAVEHARDHLRWTLYGVTWRRGAVAVPGDGHLVLRAVPIQGARGRVYVDVPLAAVARGWRTEYSNGAMHLVVRQQLPPADSLRGLRVVLDPGHPPDGSTGPSGLREDSVTLAVALRAAERLRAAGAIVTLTRHSDVAVSLEARAAIADRASADAFLSIHVNAPAAGRAPERVDGTTVFWQHAPGMVLARAMAPEVAHALGYEHGSNTRGDYAVLRSAWMPAVLIEGTTLVLPEREDFLRTSEGVDAWAEGIVRGLLRWRRGPGAASKAGARAGTSR, encoded by the coding sequence ATGACCCCTCATCGATGCGCGGTGCGTGCCGCAGCCGCCGTGCTTCTGCTGGCGTGCCGCACGAACGAGCCTCGGCTCCCCGAAGTCGACGGGCCGCTGGCGATCGATGTGGTCTTTCCGACTCCGGGAACGGCAGTTCCCATCAATGATTCCATCGCGATCTGGGGATCGATCGGTACCGGTCGTGGCGCACTGCGCGCGAACGGCACCGAGCTTCACGTCAGGTCTAACGGAGCCTTCGCCGGGATTGTCTCAGTCCCCCCGAACGGCCTTGCCGAGATCCGCCTCGAAGCGCGAAGGGGCGACTCCTCGCTCGTCAGGCAGGTTCCGCTCGTCCGCCAGCCAGAGGCCCCACTGCCACCTGCAGATTCCGCGCTGGCGCACCGGCTGCGCTGGGTGCGTGTGCGGCGGTTGCCCAGCGACACGGCGGACAGCGCGACGCAGTGGCGCCCGGTCTATTCGCGATGGCGGCCGGGAGGCATCGTCGGCGTGCCCCTGCCGCAGGGGTTCGTCGCCCGCTCCGACGCGGCGCGCCCGGGCTGGCTCCGGCTCCGACTCGCGGAGGACGAGGCGGTGTGGATCCCCGCCGCCGATGCCGACACCACCGTGTTGCGCGGTGTGGACGTGCAGGCGATTTCGGCTCCCTCGCTCTCCGTCGATACCGAGGGCATTCGGCTTTCGATTCCGATCGCATCGGCGCTGCCCACGGCCGTGGAGCACGCGCGCGACCACCTGCGGTGGACGCTGTACGGAGTGACCTGGCGACGAGGTGCGGTCGCCGTGCCTGGCGATGGCCACCTGGTGCTGCGGGCCGTGCCGATCCAGGGAGCGCGCGGGCGCGTGTACGTCGACGTCCCGCTGGCCGCCGTCGCACGAGGCTGGCGCACGGAGTACTCCAACGGCGCCATGCATCTGGTGGTTCGCCAGCAACTGCCGCCTGCCGATTCGCTTCGTGGGCTTCGTGTGGTCCTCGACCCCGGACATCCGCCGGACGGCTCCACCGGGCCCTCGGGGCTACGTGAGGATTCCGTGACCCTCGCCGTGGCGCTGCGCGCTGCGGAGCGGCTCCGGGCTGCCGGTGCCATCGTCACCCTCACGCGCCACAGCGACGTCGCGGTGTCGCTGGAGGCGAGAGCGGCCATCGCGGATCGCGCTTCGGCGGACGCATTCCTGTCGATCCACGTCAACGCCCCGGCCGCGGGACGGGCCCCGGAGCGCGTCGACGGGACCACCGTGTTCTGGCAGCACGCACCCGGCATGGTGCTCGCCCGAGCCATGGCGCCCGAAGTGGCGCACGCCCTTGGATACGAGCACGGCAGCAACACGCGGGGCGACTACGCCGTCTTGCGTTCGGCCTGGATGCCCGCCGTCCTGATCGAGGGCACGACGCTCGTGCTGCCGGAGCGCGAGGATTTCCTTCGCACATCGGAGGGCGTCGACGCATGGGCAGAAGGCATCGTGCGCGGGCTCCTGCGCTGGCGCCGCGGACCCGGTGCGGCGTCGAAGGCGGGTGCGCGTGCTGGCACGTCGCGATAG
- a CDS encoding transglycosylase domain-containing protein has product MLRRPVVSIALLLAVVGIIDLVVLPSWWVVRDRSVLAAGPVPRTSYMRHADPLGHPVSWVWTPIDSIAPVLACAVVLAEDEQFFRSRALSREQLKHQMNAVLRAEFSVGYSGIGQQLARNLYLTPSRTPRRKAREYVLTVALHEALSKQRELELHLNVAEWGKGRWGVAAASQAYLGVLPSDLPPSRAIVLASMLPAPRRELAYAVGARATARQEAIATKLWRASMLSDAAYGATLDRLRLWRSFARAGGSMSDAFAAVDSVMGRERSPDGLEPQALASTCDTSRRP; this is encoded by the coding sequence TTGCTGCGTCGGCCCGTGGTCAGCATTGCGCTTCTGCTCGCCGTCGTCGGCATCATCGACCTCGTGGTCCTCCCTTCGTGGTGGGTCGTTCGCGATCGATCGGTGCTCGCGGCGGGTCCGGTCCCTCGCACCAGTTACATGCGGCATGCCGATCCCCTCGGCCACCCGGTCTCGTGGGTCTGGACACCCATCGATTCAATTGCTCCGGTGTTGGCCTGTGCCGTCGTTCTGGCCGAAGACGAGCAGTTTTTCCGATCGCGCGCTCTGAGTCGCGAGCAGCTCAAGCATCAGATGAACGCGGTGCTGCGGGCGGAATTCTCTGTCGGCTACTCGGGCATCGGTCAGCAGCTCGCGCGAAATCTATACCTGACACCGTCGCGGACTCCCCGACGAAAGGCGCGCGAATACGTGCTGACCGTCGCCCTGCACGAGGCCTTGTCCAAGCAACGCGAGCTCGAACTGCACCTGAACGTAGCGGAATGGGGCAAGGGACGATGGGGCGTGGCCGCAGCCAGTCAGGCGTACCTGGGTGTGTTGCCGAGCGACCTGCCTCCATCGCGCGCGATCGTGCTCGCCTCGATGCTCCCCGCGCCCCGGCGCGAACTCGCGTACGCCGTGGGCGCCCGCGCGACCGCGCGCCAGGAAGCCATCGCCACCAAACTGTGGCGCGCCAGCATGCTGAGCGATGCGGCCTATGGCGCCACGCTCGATCGCCTGCGGCTTTGGCGCTCGTTCGCGCGGGCCGGCGGGTCGATGAGCGACGCGTTCGCGGCCGTCGATTCGGTCATGGGGCGCGAGCGGTCGCCGGACGGTCTCGAACCACAGGCGCTCGCCAGTACCTGCGACACGTCGCGCCGACCGTAA
- a CDS encoding CocE/NonD family hydrolase, whose product MLSSLALALVIGPAGALGQDAFTLREEMIPMRDGVRLYTRIFTPASARGPLPIMFIRTPYGIGGTSSRSIEAGYGFLAKDGYIFAFQDARGKFRSEGEFVMLRQPRKDRSDRRAIDEATDAWDSIEWMVKQLPGNNGRVGMTGVSYPGWLTAVAMMEPHPALKAVSPQASPSDMWLGDDFHHNGAFRLSYGFEYAVMMESGKDVKPFAFDVYDTYDWYLRLGTLANVNRRYLNGKIPTWNDFSQRPDYDAFWQGQGMAPLLRKPVTIPNLNVAGWWDQEDFYGPITIYRELEKLDGANRNNWLVVGPWNHGGWMRGDGNSLGPIQFDAATGSFFRDSLMAPFFAHHLHEGRPAPHLAEATVFEAGSNRWRRYDAWPPKAGSSPRSFFFSANQVLSTTAPTRNDANAFDAYVSDPNKPVPYRPRPIPPTYSAGSTWSTWLSDDQRFAATRPDVVLWQTPALAEDLTIAGDISVTLHAAITGSDTDWIVKLIDVYPDTGMSEPRMNGYQFMVANEVFRGRYRSSYSRPQAIVPGKVTDYAIDLHTQAYTFRKGHRVMVQVQSTWFPLIDRNPQKFVPNIFEAKDADFTPSTQRVFRSRRYPSKIVLPVVERVAQ is encoded by the coding sequence CTGCTCTCGTCACTCGCGCTGGCGCTGGTCATCGGCCCCGCAGGAGCCCTCGGCCAGGACGCCTTCACGCTGCGCGAGGAGATGATCCCCATGCGCGACGGTGTGCGTCTCTATACGCGGATCTTCACGCCCGCGAGTGCGCGAGGACCCCTGCCGATCATGTTCATTCGCACACCGTACGGAATCGGTGGCACCAGCAGTCGAAGCATTGAGGCCGGGTACGGGTTCCTGGCAAAGGACGGCTACATCTTTGCCTTTCAGGATGCCCGGGGGAAGTTCAGGAGCGAAGGCGAGTTTGTCATGCTCCGTCAGCCGCGCAAGGATCGATCCGACCGGCGCGCCATCGACGAGGCCACCGACGCCTGGGACTCGATCGAGTGGATGGTGAAGCAACTTCCCGGCAACAACGGTCGCGTCGGCATGACAGGCGTGTCCTACCCAGGTTGGCTCACCGCGGTCGCCATGATGGAGCCCCATCCGGCACTCAAGGCAGTGTCCCCGCAGGCGTCGCCGTCGGACATGTGGTTGGGCGATGACTTCCACCACAACGGCGCCTTCCGCCTCTCCTATGGCTTCGAGTACGCCGTGATGATGGAGTCCGGAAAGGATGTGAAGCCGTTCGCCTTCGACGTGTACGACACGTACGACTGGTACCTGCGCCTTGGCACGCTGGCCAACGTCAACCGCAGGTACCTGAACGGGAAGATCCCGACCTGGAACGACTTCTCGCAGCGTCCGGACTACGACGCATTCTGGCAGGGGCAGGGCATGGCACCACTGCTGCGAAAGCCGGTGACGATTCCGAACCTCAACGTGGCCGGCTGGTGGGATCAGGAGGACTTCTATGGTCCGATCACGATCTACCGTGAGCTGGAGAAGCTCGATGGCGCGAATCGGAACAACTGGCTGGTCGTTGGCCCGTGGAATCACGGAGGGTGGATGCGCGGTGACGGCAACTCACTGGGGCCGATCCAGTTCGACGCGGCGACGGGCAGCTTCTTTCGCGACTCATTGATGGCGCCGTTCTTTGCGCACCACCTGCACGAAGGTCGGCCGGCCCCGCACCTCGCCGAGGCGACCGTCTTCGAGGCGGGGAGCAATCGATGGCGTCGCTACGATGCGTGGCCACCAAAGGCCGGCAGCTCGCCACGCAGCTTCTTCTTCAGCGCAAACCAGGTGCTCAGCACGACGGCGCCGACTCGCAACGACGCGAACGCGTTCGACGCCTACGTGTCGGATCCAAACAAGCCCGTGCCATATCGGCCGCGCCCGATCCCGCCGACGTACAGCGCGGGCTCCACCTGGTCGACGTGGCTGAGTGATGACCAGCGTTTCGCGGCTACGCGGCCCGACGTGGTGCTATGGCAAACGCCAGCGCTTGCCGAGGATCTGACGATCGCCGGCGACATCTCGGTCACGCTCCATGCCGCGATCACCGGCAGCGATACGGACTGGATCGTCAAGCTCATCGACGTCTATCCGGACACGGGGATGAGCGAGCCGCGCATGAACGGGTACCAGTTCATGGTGGCCAACGAGGTGTTCCGCGGTCGTTATCGCTCCAGCTACTCCCGGCCGCAGGCGATCGTCCCGGGAAAGGTGACCGACTACGCCATCGACCTGCACACCCAGGCCTACACGTTCCGAAAGGGGCACCGCGTGATGGTCCAGGTCCAGAGTACCTGGTTCCCGCTGATCGACCGCAATCCGCAGAAGTTCGTGCCGAACATCTTCGAGGCGAAGGACGCCGACTTCACCCCATCGACGCAGCGCGTCTTTCGCTCGAGGCGATATCCCTCGAAGATCGTCCTTCCTGTCGTGGAGCGGGTCGCGCAGTAG
- the icd gene encoding NADP-dependent isocitrate dehydrogenase: MPSYSHLKAPTRGDTITMHDGVLRVPDHPIIPFIEGDGTGPDIWHASQLVFDAAVARAYGGKRSVVWFEVLAGDKAKATLDTYMPDDTLAAIVHHLVAIKGPLGTPVGGGIRSLNVALRQQLDLYACVRPVRYFDGVPSPVKRPQDVNMVIFRENTEDIYAGIEWVAGTAEAKKVLAFLQGEMGVKKIRFPETSGIGIKPISADGTKRLVRSAIGYARQYGYSSVTLVHKGNIMKFTEGAFRDWGYECATQEFGGVPIDGGPWLRLPDGIVIKDVIADAFLQQILTRPTEYGVIATPNLNGDYISDALAAQVGGIGIAPGANINYLTGAAVFEATHGTAPKYAGQDKVNPGSVILSGEMMFRYMGWTEAADLIISALEKTIAQKRVTYDFERMMEGATLVSCSGFGKALVENM; the protein is encoded by the coding sequence ATGCCCTCGTACTCGCACCTCAAGGCTCCGACCCGCGGCGACACCATCACGATGCACGATGGTGTGCTCCGCGTTCCCGACCATCCGATCATTCCATTCATCGAGGGGGACGGCACCGGGCCGGACATCTGGCACGCCTCGCAGCTCGTCTTTGATGCGGCGGTGGCCCGCGCGTACGGTGGCAAGCGGTCCGTCGTGTGGTTCGAGGTTCTGGCGGGCGACAAGGCCAAGGCCACGCTCGACACGTACATGCCCGACGATACGCTCGCCGCCATCGTGCATCACCTCGTGGCGATCAAGGGTCCACTGGGCACACCGGTGGGCGGCGGAATCCGCTCGCTCAACGTGGCCCTGCGCCAGCAGCTCGACCTGTATGCCTGCGTGCGCCCGGTGCGCTACTTCGACGGCGTGCCCTCGCCGGTCAAGCGGCCGCAGGACGTGAACATGGTCATCTTCCGCGAGAACACCGAAGACATCTACGCCGGTATCGAGTGGGTGGCAGGCACGGCGGAAGCAAAGAAGGTTTTGGCATTCCTGCAGGGCGAGATGGGCGTGAAGAAGATCCGATTTCCCGAGACGAGCGGCATCGGCATCAAACCCATCTCTGCCGACGGCACCAAACGCCTGGTGCGATCGGCGATCGGCTATGCCCGACAGTACGGCTATTCCTCGGTGACGCTGGTGCACAAGGGCAACATCATGAAGTTCACCGAAGGTGCGTTCCGGGACTGGGGCTACGAGTGCGCCACGCAGGAGTTCGGTGGCGTGCCGATCGACGGTGGTCCGTGGCTGCGGCTCCCGGACGGCATCGTGATCAAGGACGTGATCGCCGATGCGTTCCTGCAGCAGATCCTCACGCGGCCCACGGAGTACGGCGTCATCGCGACGCCAAACCTCAACGGAGACTACATCTCCGATGCGTTGGCCGCCCAGGTGGGAGGGATCGGGATCGCGCCCGGCGCCAACATCAACTACCTGACGGGGGCGGCCGTCTTTGAGGCGACGCACGGGACGGCGCCGAAATACGCCGGTCAGGACAAGGTGAACCCGGGCTCGGTGATCCTCTCCGGCGAGATGATGTTCCGCTATATGGGATGGACCGAAGCGGCGGACCTCATCATCTCGGCGCTGGAGAAGACCATCGCGCAGAAGCGCGTGACCTACGACTTCGAGCGCATGATGGAAGGTGCCACGCTCGTCTCGTGCTCCGGGTTCGGCAAGGCGCTCGTGGAGAACATGTGA